The Pseudofrankia inefficax genome window below encodes:
- a CDS encoding rhodanese-like domain-containing protein: MTGSAISAEDLHTLLGASGEFALLDVRDARVTAERGSILLGVAAPLGVLETRIDTLVPRRSTPVVVYDSGDEGLAARAARRLTELGYSDVRPLDGGLRAWADAGHKVHTGGDHVVGQAFGEFVEDVYKTPHVTVAELLAAQAEGRDVVILDSRPLEEFQVHSLPGGTSIPGAELVYRVDEVVASPDALVVVNCAGRTRSIIGAQTLINAGLPNRVVALEGGTQSWILEGHTLDHGKASAAPPPRPANVETARARARGVAERFGIRTIDGPTLRRFQAEGDERSVYLLDVRPREEFEAGHVPGSLSAPSWDLAPWVFRHVGTHNARIVLVDGPDLVRATVAASWVTQIGWGEVFVTSTDSGAELETGPVAPVVLGLAEVDLVEAGALRDALGSATAPLVVDLAPSNGYLAGHLPGAVFAPRARLADAAAELPGDGAVVLTSPDGVVARLAAPELAAATDRPVKVLAGGTAAWVAAGFPVEAGDGHFVAPAEDAIRHGWFESDPERQKEGFRRYLAWEIGLVAELREDDTVPFRTFL; this comes from the coding sequence ATGACGGGCTCGGCCATTTCGGCGGAAGACCTCCACACCCTGCTGGGCGCCAGCGGTGAGTTCGCCCTGCTCGACGTCCGGGACGCCCGCGTCACCGCGGAGCGCGGCTCCATCCTGCTCGGGGTCGCCGCGCCGCTCGGCGTCCTGGAGACGAGGATCGACACCCTGGTCCCCCGCCGCTCGACGCCGGTCGTCGTGTACGACAGCGGCGACGAGGGCCTGGCGGCGCGGGCGGCGCGGCGCCTCACCGAGCTGGGCTACTCCGACGTGCGGCCGCTGGACGGCGGGCTGCGCGCCTGGGCCGACGCGGGCCACAAGGTGCACACCGGCGGCGACCACGTGGTCGGGCAGGCGTTCGGCGAGTTCGTCGAGGACGTCTACAAGACCCCGCACGTCACCGTCGCCGAGCTGCTCGCGGCGCAGGCCGAGGGCCGCGACGTCGTGATCCTCGACAGCCGGCCGCTGGAGGAGTTCCAGGTCCACAGCCTGCCGGGCGGCACGTCCATCCCGGGCGCCGAGCTCGTCTACCGCGTCGACGAGGTCGTCGCCTCGCCGGACGCGCTGGTCGTCGTCAACTGCGCCGGGCGCACCCGCAGCATCATCGGCGCCCAGACCCTGATCAACGCCGGGCTGCCCAACCGGGTGGTCGCGCTGGAGGGCGGCACCCAGTCCTGGATCCTCGAAGGGCACACCCTCGACCACGGCAAGGCCTCGGCCGCGCCGCCGCCGCGGCCGGCGAACGTCGAGACCGCGCGGGCCCGGGCCCGCGGCGTCGCCGAGCGCTTCGGCATCCGGACCATCGACGGCCCGACGCTGCGCCGGTTCCAGGCCGAGGGTGACGAACGCTCGGTGTACCTGCTCGACGTCCGGCCGCGCGAGGAGTTCGAGGCCGGCCACGTGCCGGGCTCGCTGTCGGCGCCGAGCTGGGATCTCGCGCCGTGGGTCTTCCGGCACGTCGGCACGCACAACGCCCGGATCGTGCTGGTCGACGGGCCCGACCTGGTGCGCGCCACCGTGGCGGCCTCCTGGGTCACCCAGATCGGCTGGGGCGAGGTGTTCGTCACCAGCACCGACTCCGGCGCGGAGCTGGAGACCGGCCCGGTCGCGCCGGTCGTGCTCGGGCTCGCCGAGGTCGACCTGGTCGAGGCGGGCGCGCTGCGCGACGCCCTCGGTTCGGCCACGGCTCCGCTGGTCGTGGACCTGGCGCCGAGCAACGGCTACCTGGCGGGTCATCTGCCGGGCGCCGTGTTCGCCCCGCGGGCCCGGCTCGCCGACGCGGCGGCGGAACTGCCCGGCGACGGCGCCGTCGTGCTGACCTCCCCGGACGGCGTCGTCGCCCGTTTGGCGGCGCCCGAGCTAGCCGCCGCCACCGACCGGCCGGTCAAGGTCCTGGCCGGTGGAACCGCGGCCTGGGTCGCGGCCGGATTCCCGGTCGAGGCCGGGGACGGGCATTTCGTGGCTCCCGCCGAGGACGCGATTCGCCACGGCTGGTTCGAATCCGATCCCGAGCGGCAGAAGGAGGGGTTCCGCCGCTACCTGGCCTGGGAGATCGGCCTCGTCG
- a CDS encoding acyl-CoA dehydrogenase family protein codes for MTTLETLDVPDCVATAVRPRSAELRALLARLAQGEPDREHDARPPWEQFALIRQARLGALRLPAAWGGGGASIRELFETVLDLGAADPNIAQSLRNHFLIVEGRLRAAAGAEDPLLARVLGGALFGASSSEPGTPNIGQREQAHSTAVTPDADGFRLDGTKVYSTGNLYADFIVVSAGTADGATTQVVVPADRAGVIHEDDWDGIGQRLTGSGTTRFSGVRLAPEDFLSGQDAWSDKGSAYPATFPQLWLTTVIAGILRQVAQDAAALVRERVRTFYHAPAERPVDDPILQETVGYIASAAYAAEALVLDAADTLDASVSAILAGDGNPDLDAAAALKAAKAKVVIDELAQRAATALFDAGGATAARRGAHLDRHWRNIRTLASHNPRSYKAQRIGAHLISGTPLPNGAYF; via the coding sequence ATGACGACCCTGGAAACGCTCGACGTGCCCGATTGCGTCGCCACCGCGGTGCGGCCCCGATCCGCCGAGCTGCGCGCCCTGCTCGCGCGGCTCGCGCAGGGCGAGCCCGACCGCGAGCACGACGCCCGGCCGCCCTGGGAGCAGTTCGCGCTGATCCGCCAGGCGCGCCTGGGCGCGTTGCGGCTGCCGGCCGCGTGGGGCGGCGGCGGGGCCTCGATCCGTGAGCTGTTCGAGACCGTGCTCGACCTGGGCGCGGCCGACCCGAACATCGCGCAGAGCCTGCGCAACCACTTCCTGATCGTCGAGGGCCGGCTGCGCGCCGCGGCCGGCGCCGAGGACCCGCTGCTGGCCAGGGTGCTCGGCGGCGCCCTGTTCGGGGCCTCGTCGTCCGAGCCGGGCACGCCCAACATCGGCCAGCGGGAGCAGGCCCACTCGACGGCCGTGACGCCCGACGCCGACGGCTTCCGGCTGGACGGGACGAAGGTCTACAGCACGGGAAACCTGTACGCGGACTTCATCGTGGTCTCCGCCGGTACCGCCGACGGCGCCACCACGCAGGTGGTCGTCCCCGCCGACCGCGCCGGGGTGATCCACGAGGACGACTGGGACGGGATCGGCCAACGGCTCACCGGGAGCGGCACCACCCGGTTCTCCGGGGTCCGCCTGGCCCCCGAGGACTTCCTGTCCGGTCAGGACGCCTGGTCGGACAAGGGCTCGGCCTATCCGGCGACGTTTCCGCAGCTGTGGCTGACGACCGTCATCGCGGGCATTCTGCGGCAGGTCGCGCAGGACGCGGCGGCTCTCGTCCGGGAACGGGTGCGCACCTTCTACCATGCGCCCGCCGAGCGTCCCGTCGATGACCCAATCCTCCAGGAGACGGTCGGTTATATCGCCAGCGCTGCCTATGCGGCCGAGGCCCTCGTCCTCGATGCCGCCGATACGTTGGACGCCTCCGTCTCGGCCATTCTGGCCGGCGACGGAAATCCCGACCTGGACGCCGCCGCCGCATTGAAGGCCGCGAAAGCCAAGGTCGTGATCGACGAGCTGGCGCAGCGTGCCGCGACGGCCCTCTTCGACGCGGGCGGCGCCACGGCCGCCCGCCGCGGCGCGCATCTCGACCGGCACTGGCGCAACATTCGCACCCTCGCCTCGCACAATCCGCGCAGCTACAAGGCGCAGCGGATCGGCGCCCACCTGATCAGCGGAACACCGCTGCCCAACGGCGCCTACTTCTAG
- a CDS encoding SDR family NAD(P)-dependent oxidoreductase codes for MDLGLTDKRAIVTGASQGIGLAIAHALAAEGVDLVLAARSADKLERAAEQVAQRHGRKVFAVATDTGDDESVRRLVDETVQRLGGVDILVNNASNQTAGYPFPPLAETTDEAFWADVNIKVVGYLRTSRAVAPLLTAQGWGRIINISGLGARQTHSIVRTIRNVSVAALTKNLADELGPHGVNVTVVHPGATRTDTNAALLAEASGAGADASPDSIRRAVNTSIGRIVEAHEVADVVAFLASPRSVSITGDAIAAGGGLVGSVYY; via the coding sequence ATGGACCTCGGACTCACCGACAAGCGCGCCATAGTGACCGGCGCGAGCCAGGGAATCGGACTGGCGATCGCGCACGCCCTGGCGGCGGAGGGCGTCGACCTCGTGCTGGCCGCGCGCTCGGCCGACAAGCTGGAACGTGCCGCCGAGCAGGTGGCGCAACGCCACGGCCGCAAGGTGTTCGCCGTGGCGACCGACACCGGCGACGACGAGTCGGTCCGCCGCCTCGTCGACGAGACCGTACAACGGCTCGGCGGCGTCGACATCCTGGTCAACAACGCCTCGAACCAGACGGCCGGCTACCCGTTCCCGCCCCTGGCCGAGACCACCGACGAGGCGTTCTGGGCCGACGTGAACATCAAGGTCGTCGGCTACCTGCGGACCAGCCGGGCCGTCGCGCCGCTTCTGACCGCCCAGGGCTGGGGCCGGATCATCAACATCAGCGGCCTGGGCGCCCGGCAGACGCACTCGATCGTGCGCACCATCCGCAACGTCAGCGTCGCCGCGCTGACCAAGAACCTCGCCGACGAGCTCGGCCCGCACGGGGTGAACGTGACGGTCGTCCACCCGGGGGCGACCCGCACCGACACCAACGCCGCGCTGCTGGCCGAGGCATCGGGCGCCGGCGCGGACGCCAGCCCGGACAGCATCCGGCGGGCGGTCAACACCTCCATCGGCCGGATCGTCGAGGCCCACGAGGTCGCCGACGTCGTCGCCTTCCTGGCCTCGCCCCGCAGCGTGAGCATCACCGGCGACGCGATCGCGGCCGGCGGCGGCCTCGTCGGCTCCGTCTACTACTGA
- a CDS encoding putative leader peptide produces the protein MTVDRDVTSQDRRRAHTGAPRPSGRVLLLTRRRHVDLMRNSGAVCP, from the coding sequence GTGACTGTCGACCGCGACGTGACGTCGCAGGACCGCCGCCGCGCTCATACCGGAGCGCCGCGGCCATCCGGTCGCGTCCTTCTTCTGACCAGGCGACGCCATGTCGATCTCATGCGTAACAGTGGCGCAGTCTGTCCGTAG
- a CDS encoding IclR family transcriptional regulator — protein sequence MARTDPNTVQSVLRAASLLDCFADGQRDRTLTELAAATGLTTSTAYRLLRTLTQAGLLWREPQSERYLPGPALLRLARSVLDGGDVASTREVVESLGVRTGLPVTLAVRVDGEVAAVLGAAGDGSGLPDPRASPRLPLHATALGKVLLAYAAPDGGRVADGTAGAPGSLSRFTDATIDSAEDLAAELDRTVARAYALEDVEYQPDRRGVAVPVRGDDGRVVAALGVVGTTRSLPLDALPRLGLELAAAAGALSLPLSLFPGRPAGFASPPTP from the coding sequence GTGGCCCGCACCGATCCGAACACCGTCCAGTCCGTGCTGCGGGCGGCCAGCCTGCTCGACTGCTTCGCCGACGGCCAGCGGGACAGGACCCTGACGGAGCTCGCGGCGGCCACCGGGCTGACGACCAGCACGGCGTACCGCCTGCTGCGGACGCTCACCCAGGCGGGGCTGCTCTGGCGGGAGCCTCAGTCGGAGCGCTACCTGCCCGGTCCGGCCCTGCTGCGGCTGGCCCGGTCCGTGCTGGACGGCGGGGACGTCGCCAGCACCCGTGAGGTGGTCGAGAGCCTGGGCGTGCGGACCGGACTGCCGGTCACGCTGGCCGTTCGGGTCGACGGCGAGGTGGCGGCCGTCCTGGGCGCGGCCGGCGACGGTTCCGGCCTGCCTGACCCGCGGGCGTCGCCGCGCCTGCCGCTGCACGCGACCGCGCTCGGGAAGGTGCTGCTCGCCTACGCGGCACCCGACGGCGGCCGGGTGGCCGACGGGACCGCGGGTGCGCCCGGCTCCCTGTCACGGTTCACGGACGCGACGATCGACTCGGCCGAGGATCTCGCGGCGGAGCTGGACCGGACCGTCGCGCGGGCCTACGCGCTGGAAGACGTCGAGTACCAGCCGGACCGGCGCGGCGTCGCCGTCCCGGTCCGGGGCGACGACGGGCGGGTGGTCGCGGCCCTCGGCGTGGTCGGCACGACCCGGTCGCTCCCGCTGGACGCCCTGCCACGGCTCGGCCTCGAACTCGCGGCGGCGGCCGGCGCGCTCAGCCTGCCGCTCTCCCTCTTCCCGGGCCGGCCGGCCGGCTTCGCGAGCCCGCCCACGCCGTAA